In [Phormidium] sp. ETS-05, the genomic window CAAAATTTTGCTGAATTTTTGGTTGATGTGTTCCGGTTTCAAGAGGCATTGCTTAAATATTTAGTGGAAGCAAAACTAAATTTTGAAATTTCCGAAACTTATGCCGATACTGGGATGTGGTGGAGTAAATTAAAAAGTTTTGATAATGGCAGTGCTTATAAAGCGGTGGAAAATTATCGATTTCCTAATGGAGGCGGCAAAATCTCCAATTTGCAAGGTTTTCCCAATCGTCCGGTAATGCTGGCAATTTTGGAAAATTACCCAGAATTTGCCCAGTTGCTAACTCCAATTTATGAATTAAACAAATATTGTGAAGACCGCAACCGCATCGTCCATCGGCTTGAGGGGGTCTCTGAGTTGCCCGAAGCTGATAAAATTGTCAGAAATATTAAGGATATTTTGAGACAAAAAAATAGTTTTTCTGCTAAAAATTCTTTTGATAGTCTCAATGAGGTGATTTTATGTCGGATAGAAGAGTGCATTCGGCTTTGAATTTCGATGTTCGTAGTTGGGCTTATGTTCGTAGTAGGGCTTTAGCCCTCTTGGTTCGTAGTTAAGAAATCGGGCTGAAGCCCAACTACGAACCTCGGACTAGAGGGCTGAAGCCCAACTACGAACAGGAACACAAGGAGGTACAATTATGTATGTGACTTATCGGGCGGCTGTAGTGAGAAATTTTGCTCTCGCTCTTGCTAATGGCACTATTACTTTGATTATCCTGCTCATCGCTCCTCTGGGACTGGCGGCGGTGATTACTAATACTTTTCTGGTGACGGCGGCGAGTTTCTTTAGTGCTACAATTATTGATAGCGTGATGCGCTACCTCCAGCCGAAACGGGTTGAGGAAATCGATGCGGGTTCGGCTAGTTTTGAACAGCCGATCGTCCGCTCCCACCAAAG contains:
- the csx18 gene encoding CRISPR-associated protein Csx18 gives rise to the protein MYVTYRAAVVRNFALALANGTITLIILLIAPLGLAAVITNTFLVTAASFFSATIIDSVMRYLQPKRVEEIDAGSASFEQPIVRSHQSDDIERR